GGTTTATGGGCTTAAATGGAATAAGTACTTCACCGCAGCTGCTGATAGTTTGTATTTGCAGGGTAATGATATCAAGGCATTGAGATCGTATTATCAGTCACTTATTGAACATTTACGAGTCCAGCAGAATGGAAGCCTTGTTTTCAGATAGCAGTGGCCATATGATTATATTTTCTAACTGAGGGCTccacatatatacacacacatactTTGCCAGCAAAGGTTCCCACCATCTTGCAATTAGTGTTGTTCCATTTTCCTCATTCAAGTCTCTTATGATTTGAAGTTAACATTGCAGGTTTCTTTATGTAAATATCAAATGTGTTATGTTGCTTGTTTCCATGGACAAAGAGGTATTTTTTAAGTTGCTCAAATATCCTTCAGTTTCATCCAGCTGAATTAGGGTGAGAGTTTTTGTGAGAGCTTTTCATAGTTTTCCCTTTCATTTTTTGGAATCATTTTTTTTAATCTTCAATTAAGTGTATGTGTGACTTAGATTATTACCCCCCTCcccctcaaaaaaaaaaaaaaaaaaaaaaaaaaaagggaaaaagggcCATTAGCCATTTCTTTTATTCATTGTTTTAATACAATTATTTTGGGGCCAAAGTTTATAATtataaattcaattcaaattagcATATATTATTCAGTGATGAGGCTGTATCTGAGATGCTGATATGATTAGTAGTATGATTTAGATAGATTTTAATCTTAATCACcctgttttaaattttattctggGAAGTGCATTTAATCCTTGCTTTCTTAATTAGTAAGAAAAAACAAAAGGAGTGTTTTAATTTGTTTACTAGGCTAAAATTACATGGTTAAGTTACTACAAATTTCTTAACTTGTTCCCTTATTTCATGCTTTAAAAggcattaaaataaaatacagtaAAGAAATTCAGAAAAAGAAAGCAAGACAGTAATTAAGGGAGAAAAATGAGATGGGGACAAGCAATAAAAGAGCAAGTTTATATTGCAGAATGTAATTAGGGTAATCTTTTTTTAAATTAAGCATTCAATTATTATAAGAAATCGAAAATCGAAGGAATTATGCAATGTAGTTGGTGATGATGATTTTCAGGGTTTTTAAAGATGTAATTAGTTAAATacgtttaaaaattaaaatttttcgtaATTATAAGAATGTATAATTGTTACCttaataattactttattttacaattattattcTGTAAGTATAAATACACCTTTAATATTTGTCCCTATTGAATTTATAAATGTTGATATAAATATATTCTTTTATATCTTAATGTACTTCAAGtaataaaattgaattttgatCAACATTATTATAAATACTTATAGTAAGCATTTGAGACAAGTTTAAAAACAATACtatttgaataaaaaatatttaatttctttcgTATATCAAAAGACACCTACACAAATTGAGAAGGTAATTCtctattttaatttatcaaaatttgattttatattttaCGTAAATTCAATTGGACTAacttatatatatttacaaaatataacaaattaaattAGAGGAAACTCCTCAACTAATTCATAACTAAACCTAATAAATATATCCTTTAAAATTGAAGAAATTGTTTTCATGGGAAACAAACAAGGAAGATCTTCGTGCATCAATTTTTTCCTCATTCgtaataatgtttttattttattttatttacatgtAAATTAAATTGTCAAATTTCAATCATGAAAATGATTTCTTCAAAGGTTTTTCTCAAATACGAAAAAAAGTAAAATTGATTGAAAATTTAAAAGCTTTACTTTTGTTATTAAATGTGGATGCCGGAGGATCAAATTGATTACATTCACTCATTTCAAGTTCACATTTTTGAACGCACTGAGGCATATGATTTGACGCTTTAAAATCATGTTATTATCATTTGTCTATAATGGACCAACTTTCTTTTTAGTTTTCTCATCACAAAAACATATGAATAGAGATGtgattcttgtttttttttttttccttttctctctaattttagaattttttatctgtataatgtaaataaaaaattaaatactgaAATGGTATGTCACTAcaattatttatcaaaatagtatgtTTGAAATAGTAATAAGGGATGAAAGGAGAGAGATGGGCGGCACCCATGATTACAAAAATGACgtgtatttaaaaaaattacttttttaaGGGTGGAGGGGAAGAGATGGGCGGCACCAGTATTTTCTGGTGTAAAAATATGATCTGACTAGTGGGCGATGAGAGAGAGATGGTACTGGATTAAAATGTGATGGCCTAAAATATTTAGGACCTAATatgaaatttaccattttaattgATTGATAAAAAGAAGCTTTTACAATGCCGCCAAAGTTTAAAAAGGTTAAATTCCTTCATAAGTCCTTCTTATttactattttcttttattctcttTCAACACAAAAAATAGAGAGTGTTATTACCAATTAGTTCAAAAGTTTTTCTAACAAAAGCATTTTTGTAAAAAATCCTATTCCAACTAGAAATAGAATATAATTATTAcaactttcttttttctttttacttctATTGAAAATTTAAAGCGTTTACAATCAATTAAAGCATCAAACATAAGTGCAAGTTAGGTACCACTTGGATTAATTACCTTAAATAGTGGTATTTTTTTGCCCGTAAATACTTTATAAGCTATAGGGCATGGATTTAAATTCGATTATGTATGATTGTGCATAGTTTGTTAGTTCAAACACTCGATGAAACGTTCCTATTTTGTAAATTCGTTATTCCTCTATAAacatattaattaatatattaaaatatattatttaataaattaaaaataactacgtaagatTATGTGCAGAATGTGTGACATTAGAATCTAAGATTAATTAATGAAAATAAAACAAGATTTTGAAAGTTTACcagtacatataaaatataaatacaaatatttttaataatatatcaatatatattttaaaagtttattAATAGAATTAACGTAGAAATATATGttcaaataattacaaaatatagaattaaattatTACAATAAATATACATACTAAAAACAAAAACAATCTAAATTATAATCAACTAACTAAACTAAAACCCATCATCAGAATATTCCAACTGTGTTAAGCATGGCaatgaaatattaaaatattatggaTTTGGACCATTTGGTAACGTTGAGAGTCGGCGGTTGTTTTATTCCGGCAATGGTGATAGAGAAAAAGGAAGAGTAGTCGTCACCGTTAACGGCGAAAGGCGTGGAGCAAGAACTTTTGAATTTCATTGCACATTTATTTGAGTTTGACTTTCTCCggcttttttattaaaataaattaaaaaaaaatatttatcagTTGTCAGCCCGATTATATATGAAAATGAGGTGTTTTTTCATTCGCGCCTATCTGACAGGCGCgaatgattattttatattatttttttattttttaataaaatatttttttttttattttcggaACAGTAATTGCGCCTACCTGAGAGGCGCGACTAATTGAGCCTTTCTCTGAAGCGCAAATGGTGGGGTCCACATTTTTCATGTGTTATTAAAATGCATATTTTacggatgaagtatgtattagcGATTcactaatataattatatatatatatatatatatatatatatatgtatcacattacaaaacaaaatttaaatacttatacctaataaaacatgtatccattacaataatagttattttccaaataacatattgttttataattttatttcttatttaataatttaatttaattttaataatgcatactttacggatgaagtatgtatttgcattcactaatatgattatatatatatatatatatatttacccatgtatcacattacaaaacaaaattttaaatacttatacctaATAAAAGCAGTATTAAAATAACTTTATAATATTACCAACTTTCATCGACTATATAATCCACAAGTTTGCCTTAAATATTACCATCTGCTAATACATGCTTCATCCGGATAAAATATGCATTTTAATAACACATGAAAGATGTGGACATTAATATTTAAGGCAAACTTGTGGATTATATAGTCGATGAAAGTTGGTAATATTATAAAGTTATTTTTAATACTAGGTTTTATtaggtataagtatttaaaattttattttgtaatgtgatacatgcataaatatatatatatatatatatatatatatataatcatattagtgaatttgctaatacatacttcatccgtAAAGTatacattattaaaattaaattaaaatattaaataagaaataaaattataaaacaatatgttatttggaaaataactattattgtaatgagatacatgttttattaggtataagtatttaaattttattttgtaatgtgatacatgcgtatatatatataatcatattagtgaatctgctaatacatacttcattcgtaaagtatgcattattaaaattaaattaaaatattaaataagaaataaaattataaaacaatatgttatttgaaaataattattattgtaatgagatacatgttttattaggtataagtatttaatttttttgtaatgtgatacatgcgtaaatatatatataatcatattagtaaatctgctaatacatacttcatccaGATAAAGTATGCGTTTTAATAACACATGAAAAATATAGGCCTCACTGTTTACGCCTCAGAGAAAGGTTTGATTACTGTtccgaaaataaaaaaaatattttatttaaaaaaacaaaaaaaattaatataaaataatcattcaCGCCTGTCAGATAGGCGCGAATAAAAAAAAATCCGATTTTCATACATAATCCGGCTgacaatttattttgataaataattttttttaaaatttattttagtaaaaaagccACTTTCTCCGTCATTTATTTACAGTTATTATATTGCACTTTTTCCAATATCATGTATTACGTCATTTATTTACATTTATTATGTTGcagcatttaatatttttattttttaataataaaggACAACACTTTTATTTTTGTTCATTAAAGGAACACATATTCGTGTTCTTAATTTTGATTGTGTAcggataataatatatatatttgatgatAAACAAAGGTTATGAAGATATTAGCTTTTATCACTATTAAAGGACGTCTATTAATATATGTACCTTCTTCATATCTGCAAAAGATATATTGACAATTCGGTCAGTAGTGTAATTAATCtctttaaaaatatgttttatcaTTTAATATCTTTTATTTCGTaacatttattaaatttattttatcaaaattaagTTCGGATTTGTCGAAATATTCCCTTAAATTGCTTGGACTACCTCCAAACTATTTCTAAGGTAAATAGATGATACATTTTgtttaaaacaaattttttaGTGGGAAAAGGAATTGATATGGGTGAGTAATATAATGATGATTAGTTAACCatattatgaaaatggttaaatGAGTTGTTGAGTGTAAAAGCAGAAAGAGATATATCAACATTTAAAAGGTTTAATGATTTGTTCATTGAAGACTCTATATTTCACGAGTGGAGAATTTAGAGTTAAAAGAAAGTGTGATCCCAACAATTGGAAAATTTGTGTTTCTCATTTTGATTTTATTTACAAAATCCATCATGGCCTTTAGGttgaaattttagtaattttcataccatcatttcattaccaataaatataaatcttaatttttttttcttgaagctattcttttcttttgttttattttgactGTGTTAGTCTCTAGATTGACACTTATATTTTTTTTTCCCTCCTACCaaatttctctttctttttttctcctCGTTCTCTTCATGtgttttttctctttttaactTGCAGATTTATTTTGTGGATATCTTTATTGTCTTCACAAGTTGCGATAAACAGGTGACACTGCACATCATTGCTGAAACTCCACCGATTACCAATAGTTTCTCTTGGAAAGTTGGTGGCTCTTTATCGATTTATtgatttgtttctattttgagagtattctaaaataataaatgatttaacGAGTCGGTTAGGAttcatgttttaaattttatatgtttcttttttattatttaataagtcTTTACTTTTAGAAATTTTTGTTCACTCTTGTAACATGTTTTTTTGTCCTACTTTTGCAAATGATTTTAGGGATTGTTTTGTCGTCGTCCTCTTCAGTTTGGTGGATATTTGATGCTTTTGTTGATTTTTGCCAGTCGTGTTGTACCATTTAGGGAAAATTTTCTTATCGTATCAAGTATTTGTAATCACTCCAAATATATCATGCTTGAGTTATAATAGAACCAATTATCAACGTGTTATGATGCTAAGGTTGAAGCATTTTTTGTGTTGATGGAGCTTGCTTTTCACTGCTTACAATTGGTGTTTGTTGGTCCCTTGAATTCTATGGTCTCTTTCAAAGAGTGAATTAAtgaatttctttttcaaaaacaaaattacaaataaataTTCATCAGATTATTTACCATAATGTTCGGATCAATttgattatttataaaataaacgaagcaatttaatttttgtaCTACTGAAAGGTGAGAGAAAAACAATTACTAGcaacatgaattttttttttttgttaataagCCATTAGGTGTAATTAAGTGTGACTTATTTagctttttaattttataaaaaaaattattttagttctCCATTTAAATTTtcacctttttttttaatttttaaacttatGTTTTCTGTCAAATCACCCCTAAATAGATAGAAAAGTTAATGCTTTTTAACTTTGCTGACATGGTATGCATGTGGATGACAcatcaacatttaattattttttaaaaatttaaaaattcaaaaaaattataaaactttaaaatcattgaaattataaaaaatattttctgaattttaaaactttaattaaACGTGACATGTCATTCACGTGTATGTCTTATTAGcaaagttaaaaatattaattttttcattcattttgtaGTGATTTGATTAAAAACACAAATTTAAGGCTAAAAGAGACGAAAAATTAAATAGatagttaaaataattttttataaaattgaagggTCAAAAAGTAATTATACCTAAAATTAAACAAGAAAAATTAATTCTTATACTGTTGAAAATGAGTAAATAAACACAATTGAAAATGACGTTAATTAATTATGTTTGTAAAAGTTGGTAAAAAAAAGATATCATTGCGACCAACATCTtacatatatatacctatatttgATCGATTGACCTTAAAAACCCCATtatgtatataaaaattaataaatatatccaaagttttgaaataaaaacaaaaaaaaattttaataaatttttgaattttagaaacattataagttaaattatgttttaaaGAAATTCTTagtttttccccaaaattttagaattttttgaagttttaattttttataatgtttatgaatattaaatatatattatttttaaaattcaatcaattagaatttatttattttgtcacgttattttttaatggaaataattgattcagtttttttttatttttttatttcttctatGTAGAATATTATAGAGATTAAATTGTTTGGTAGAAGTATTCATGGGTCAGGTCGGGTCGGGCTCGTATAAGGTATCTAGATTAAAATTTCAAGTTTGGGCTTGATGCGATCTGAAAAATAAGCTTACTTTTTTGTCTAAGCCCGACCTGATTTAAGAAATTAAACTCAGGCCTGACCAACTCCCTAGATTTGCTTTTTTTAGATTACTTTTTAttaagattttttaaaaatataatacattaaaaaacactaaaataaatttttctaacaCATGAGAAATACattaaaaagtatttttattaagaaatacaaataaatataataaatatgtttaaatataattttaaaattttatattttgggttgaATTATTTAGTTGGGTAATTTTGTTAGATTTTGGGCAATGGGTTTAATTGTTATTGAGttagtgatttaatataaatattaatatataattatgtaaaataaaaattaaaatactatttttataatataatatatttagacCGGATCGAGCTCAGGTAAAAAAAGCTTGTCTAATGCCCAACTCATATAAAAAACGAAACTTAAATttatccaagcccattttttggacATTATATTTAGTCTAAATCCTCTTATTTTCCAATTAGACATTCGAGCCTGGCAGTTCTATTCTCCGATCCAATTTTATAATAACTAAATTACTCTTTTCTCTAATAACTTATTAACAGAAATGATTTAGATGATCATCAATTACTATTCATCGCTAcccttttaatattataaatctAAATTGCAGTAATAGTATAAAATATGTGTATTTATATACAAACAGACACATGAGAACTTCAATCAACTAActgcaacaaaaaaaaaaaaagattgtctatttgaatataatatttcatAGATTAGGAGAGTGGTTGCTAATTGTATTGTTTAGAGAAAAGGGGTTTGTTTAAAGACAAGAAATTTGGGGTCTTCTAAACGGAAGAAATTGAGAAGTTgggattttttgttttttttgtttttggttatTGGAAtacataaattataaattattttgaaaattaaattttaaagtttaaagttGGTAACTTTATGCATGACATTGAAAAATAGAGACGaaatactttattttattttatttttgtgtctGTTTATAATAATATGAACCATCTAGAGAAATTCCAGCTGACAAATGCCAAATTTTTTGTTAAGTAGAGAGAGAGGCAGGCCTAAAGTCAATCAGCTTTCTAGCCAGAAATAGACTTTTCAATTCCAAATTCAGTATTTAAATACACACCTTCACCACCCATATgagattataataaaaataataagaattggTGAATAAGAAAAAAGAGGTGATTGGTTGAAGACTTTAGGTTCATCTTTAGTCTTCTAATCCAATCACATTTCATTTCCTGTATTGTCTTATTTAAACCCACCTTAGAGCTTCACCTATAACCCTTAACTACACAATAAAAATATGGCTTCTCTCAAAAGGTATTTGTCATTGAAAAATATCCTCCCTAGTTGCATTAAACCCGAGGATTCATCTTCCGGGCCTAAAATTCATGCTACCAGACAGAGTCCAAGCCAAAGGTTATCACTTACTGATGTTAGCCACTCTGGGTCACCACTCTCATTGAGTGATCTCTCAACTTCTATCATTAGCCTTCATATCTTTACCCTCAAGGAACTAGGAGTGATAACTCACAATTTCTCCAAGGCTAATTTTTTGGGTGAGGGTGGGTTTGGACCTGTTTACAAAGGGTTCATTGATGACAAGTTTAAGCCTGCTTTGAAGGCTCAATCTGTTGCTGTTAAGGTACTTGACTTGGATGGCACTCAAGGTCACAGGGAATGGCTGGTAAGCAAATTGAGAATCTCAACATTTTAACTCTGTTTGTTTCCTTATTGACCCTTTTTCCTGAACAGGCTGAAGTTATTTTCTTGGGGCAATTGAAGCACCCTCACCTGGTGAACTTAATTGGGTATTGCTATGAAGAGGAACATAGGCTTCTGGTTTATGAATACATGGAACGAGGCAACTTAGAAAACCAATTGTTTAAAAGTTGGTTTTAACTCTTTTccctttttaaaatttgtaatcagCTATTAAACTTTGTTAAATTATTAATCTTTGTGGTCAACGAGTGCAGGGTATGGTCCACCATTGCCTTGGCTAACAAGGTTGAAAATTGCTCTTGGAACTGCAAAAGGACTAGCTTTCCTTCATGAAGAAGAGAAGCCGGTCATATACAGGGATTTCAAAACTTCAAATATCTTATTAGACTTGGTAAAAACATACCACCTTTTAGTTCAACTGGTTTTCATGCATCAGCAAAGACTGAACAGGTTTGTTTTATTGGCAGGCTTACAATGCAAAGGTCTCGGATTTCGGATTGGCAACCGACGGTCCAGAAGGTGAAAAATCTCATGTTACAACTGCTGTAATGGGCACAGAAGGCTATGCTGCTCCGGAATACATTACAACAGGTACTAAAAGTTCAGCACTTATCTCGGTTTTCACTGATGGAACAAATTGATGTGATTCCAGAATTTGTATTTTTCAGGGCATTTGACGACTATGAGCGATGTGTTCAGCTTCGGAGTGGTTCTGTTAGAACTGTTAACAGGCCGGCGATCTGTCGACAAATCGCGCCCTGCTCGAGAAAAGAACCTAGTGGAATGGGCAAGGCCTAGTTTGAAGGACCCTTACAAACTTGATGCAATAATGGATCCAAGACTTGAAGGACAGTACTCAACTGAGGGGGTTAAAAAGGTTGCTGCATTGGCTTTTCAATGTTTAAGCAACCACCCCAAGTCTAGACCAACTATGAGCAATGTGGTCAAGGCCTTGGAGCCTCTGCTGGACTTAACCGACATCCCAACTGGACCCTTTGTGTACATTGTTCCGACCAACGGCAATAGCGAGCCTATCATTCAGAACATCATACAACGAGAGGAAAAGCAACACGACGAGTTAAGAATAGAGAAAAACATCGATCgtaaggaagaaaagaaagagaaaaaccGATTGCCACACAGAAAAGCCCGAAAGCATAGACCCCGGGTTAAGCCATCGAGGTCTCGAGCTGTCTATTCGGACACTGATTTGTATAAAGTTTTAGGGTCTAGTTTGTATACTCCCAAGCACTAGAGACACTCCAAACAAAACAAGCATACCTTGTACATTTGAAGTTcgttgtattttttttttaaaaaaaaaaattatatatcttTTCCATTCTTGTCATTGTCTATCTGTTTAGAAAGTCATGGCATAATAGAAGTTTCCATAGAATATACAAAGCCAACCGAAACTGGTGTTTGAGCCAATTTTTCCAGAGTTTCCATAccttaatattttttttacagCAAGGGAAAAACATGTCCATTTGTTTGTTTTCTATAAACAAAGATTCGCCTAAGTTGTGGGCCAATATGACAACATACGACTTCTACACGTTAAACAATAGCAAatgatgcttttttttttttggggtctGTAAATGATGCTAATTAAGTAATTACATAATTcaacatgatatgaaatttttctaagtttccccgAAATTTCATTATGGAAGGAAATGACTGAAATTCATTGGGTTTGGGACTTTGTAAATTAGTGCAAATTTTCCTGCTGAATCTTCACTGGCGTGTGACATCAAAGTTCAAAGTTCTGATTAGAGCCATTGACTCCTtcaaaatgaagcaaaattttcCAAAAGCTGCTGGATATTCTTTCGTGCTAGACTACTACACCACACAAGACTTGGGGGCAATTCCACCAACCCCCTTCCCAAATCCTATCCCTTGAAATCCACAAATATCTGATCCAAAAGTTTGGCAATCataacattattttaaaattcttttccaTTTGTTAATATTTCTTGGTAAACCTTGAAATTAATGCAAGTATTTGCGGGGGATAaagaggaaaaatggggcaaggaGCAAAGCCATTATTAGCGTGGAATCAATGTAAAAACTCCAAATGCTTAAAACTAAGTATAATCAAAGCATTAGACTTGAAATGTAGGAACTTTGTATGGGGAAAGGTATGGAgcattgttaaaaaaaaaaaaaggctcctCAAGGAACAGTAAGCATATTAAATTAATGGGTTAATGGTGTTGAATTGGTAAATAAAGCATTACTGAATTTTCAACTCACAATCCATCCCACTGACCATTCATGCTGCATAGTTTATATGCTGGAGGCTTCAACGATTGTAGTAATATATATGTGGAAAAATTATGTTTCACCACAGCACCTGTTATTTGTGAATTTCTACAAAGCTTATGTAATTCAAATGTATGGCTGACGTTCTCATAATCCTATTTTTagcatgtatttttttttatgaaaagatTTGACTTCAACTTTAtagattaaaacaaataatattaatAGTTTTAGACGGAAGTTCAATAGCAAAACcctattaaacaaaataaaaacagaagcctattaaataaaataaagaaaacaggCCTAGATCACTCAGAAATGATCCATAACTTCATACTTAACTATAACAAAAAAGAGGAAACCTAATCTTATCCTATACCAGTCAAATCGACAGCTGGATACCATTAGTCAATGTCTGTTTACATCACCGACTCAACTTTAATGATAGCAATTTTCAAagtatcttttaattttttgctACCCATTTCTAAAGGAGTTTCATCTTCTCTTTTCTCTCAATCTGGCTGCCTTGGCCGAAGTTTCTCCAGTGCATGGCAAACGTAATCTGGAACTCCTCCCAATAGGTAATGGCTTTCTCCCCTCTTCAGAGCCTCTTTCGCAAGAACATGGGCATATGTATTCTCTATTTTAGGGATAAACTGAAACCCTATCTCTTGAAATTTAACTTTTTGTTTTGGATATCTCTGATGAGTGCTCCAATGGCTGATTTGTCAAGATCTGTACTTTGGCATTTCTTTATAATCTCCCATTATTTCCAGTTTGTTTAAGCTCATATAAATTCCTAATCTCATGGCTTGTAATCCTGCATGTGCTTCCGTAGCAAACGAAATTGCTATATCGGAGTGAATGACCGTCTTAGATGCTAAGATCTCGCCCCCACATCTCGTACAATCAAACCCGAAGCATATTTGAAGGATTGCTGGTCAAAGGCTGCATCAAAATAGATTGTTACCCTTGTTCTTCGATTAACATGTTGAAGGCCTTTGCCAGCCTGAAAGGTGAGTTTCTTTTTTTATTCCATCCAACTCAAAGATGTAACTGTATATTTGCTTCAAAATGTATCTTCCTGTCACATTTTTTCTTTCATACAGTAACCGATTTCTATTGGACCAGATTAGCCAAAGCCCGCAATAGAAAAGTCAACATTGTTCATTAATCCTCGACTAAAAGACCTAGGTAAGCTATTCCCACATACTGTGAATATCGTTGTTAAGAACCTAGGAAAGATATAAGTAAATCCAAACATCCATTATAGGATACTGTCGAAAAATATGGTTACTATCTTCCTTATATTGACGACACCGAGGGCATTGAGCATCCATCGCCACTTTCTTATGCTTAAGGTTGACAAGAGTAGGAATAAAATTCCAGGAGATTCTCCATACTGCTATTGTAACTTTTGAGGGATGTATAAATTCCAAAGTTTCCTGTAGAAATTTTTTGTTTCGGCTTGTATAATATAATTACTAGGACCAAGTTAGTCTCCtgtaatagtttataggcacTTCTGAGAGTTCGCCTCTCCACACTTGAAAATTGTCATATGTTATCTCCGCCAGAGGAATCTGCATGATTTTTTTTGCAATATCTGTATGAAAGGTATTCATAATAACATCTGTTTTCCAGGTCTTGTCAATAGCCTCATTTAAATCCGATACTAACTTGATGTTTTCATTGTTGTCTTGGTTCTGTAATCTGTCTGCCTCTTCTTCCGAAATTCATAAATCACCCCAAACGAAAATTTGATCTCCCGTTCCAACCCTCCAGCATAGACCTTTTTCCAGAAGTCCTCTTGTTGCCCATACATTTTTCCAGGTAAGCGAAGGTAAATTCCCTAACCTAGCATTATAGAAATTCGAGTTAGGATAATATTTTGCCTTCAAGACATGGGCTAATAAAGAATTTGGAAAATTAATAAGACGCCAACCCTGCTTTGCTAATAACACTAtgttaaatttttcaaaatttcgaAAATCAAGA
The Gossypium arboreum isolate Shixiya-1 chromosome 10, ASM2569848v2, whole genome shotgun sequence genome window above contains:
- the LOC108488098 gene encoding putative receptor-like protein kinase At1g72540; translation: MASLKRYLSLKNILPSCIKPEDSSSGPKIHATRQSPSQRLSLTDVSHSGSPLSLSDLSTSIISLHIFTLKELGVITHNFSKANFLGEGGFGPVYKGFIDDKFKPALKAQSVAVKVLDLDGTQGHREWLAEVIFLGQLKHPHLVNLIGYCYEEEHRLLVYEYMERGNLENQLFKRYGPPLPWLTRLKIALGTAKGLAFLHEEEKPVIYRDFKTSNILLDLAYNAKVSDFGLATDGPEGEKSHVTTAVMGTEGYAAPEYITTGHLTTMSDVFSFGVVLLELLTGRRSVDKSRPAREKNLVEWARPSLKDPYKLDAIMDPRLEGQYSTEGVKKVAALAFQCLSNHPKSRPTMSNVVKALEPLLDLTDIPTGPFVYIVPTNGNSEPIIQNIIQREEKQHDELRIEKNIDRKEEKKEKNRLPHRKARKHRPRVKPSRSRAVYSDTDLYKVLGSSLYTPKH